From Carassius gibelio isolate Cgi1373 ecotype wild population from Czech Republic chromosome B23, carGib1.2-hapl.c, whole genome shotgun sequence, the proteins below share one genomic window:
- the LOC128011087 gene encoding calmodulin-binding transcription activator 2, with protein sequence MTQAAILIQSKFRSYYEQKKFQQSRRAAVLIQQYYRSYKEYERVKQGPRGPGALSTKLKGSFLTKKQDQAARKIMRFLRRCRHRIKELKQSKELERK encoded by the exons ATGACGCAGGCGGCGATACTGATCCAGAGTAAGTTCCGCAGTTATTACGAGCAGAAGAAGTTCCAGCAGTCTCGGCGAGCGGCCGTCCTCATCCAGCAGTATTACCGCAGCTATAAAGAGTACGAGCGCGTCAAGCAGGGCCCGCGCGGCCCCGGGGCCCTCAGCACCAAGCTcaa AGGCTCGTTCCTGACCAAGAAACAGGATCAGGCCGCGCGGAAGATCATGCGCTTCCTCAGACGCTGCAGACACAG gatTAAGGAGCTGAAACAGAGTAAAGAGCTGGAGcgcaaataa
- the ppp1r35 gene encoding protein phosphatase 1 regulatory subunit 35, which yields MMSSEADVRVAPEPLRLDPVRTAELVCSDLDLSVSVTPERPADRRHRQVCFNVSPERDAVRILPVSHKPKLGHESGLVTEGAELNTTLALRAELEEVESQVFDPEKAVKEKLQSSSLTKSLISSRAAEGLNFPRSQHLYRALVSVSLSRDQLISQALQDRPALAPPITTLTNKSQTLEAPDLLHFFSPDKMLRETPLLPGDRIPMPRPRPAPRPAHTTFHLHQQHRLWEA from the exons ATGATGTCATCAGAGGCGGATGTGCGCGTGGCTCCTGAACCGCTGCGGCTGGATCCGGTGCGGACCGCAGAACTGGTGTGTTCTGATCTGGacctgtctgtgtctgtgaccCCGGAGCGACCCGCAGACCGCCGTCATCGCCAG gtgtgttttaaCGTGAGTCCTGAGCGGGATGCGGTCAGAATCCTCCCCGTGTCCCACAAACCCAAGCTCG GACATGAATCAGGTCTGGTGACTGAGGGGGCGGAGCTAAACACCACCCTGGCTCTGAGGGCGGAGCTTGAGGAAGTGGAGAGCCAGGTGTTTGATCCTGAGAAAGCTGTGAAAGAGAAGCTCCAGAGCTCAAGCCTCACGAAGAGCCTCATCAGCAGCCGAGCAGCCGAGG GCCTGAACTTCCCTCGCTCTCAGCACCTGTACCGGGCCTTAGTGAGCGTCAGCCTATCACGAGACCAGCTCATCAGCCAGGCCCTGCAGGATAGGCCAGCACTGGCCCCGCCCATCACCACGCTGACCAATAAG TCTCAGACACTAGAGGCTCCTGATCTGCTGCACTTCTTCAGTCCTGACAAGATGCTCAGAGAGACTCCGCTGTTGCCTGGCGACCGCATCCCTATGCCCCGCCCACGGCCTGCACCTAGACCCGCCCACACAACCTTTCACCTCCATCAGCAGCACAGACTCTGGGAGGCATGA
- the LOC128011752 gene encoding TSC22 domain family protein 4-like, giving the protein MSGGKKRSGFQITSVTSDYNQGSGEHHPPELLSPGTQRATPPSARNPAHGRSPRSQTASPTQILSNGLSLRHNPALQMQQSSSQPTTPVTARKHSLLDGASRFRVVRLDQGPGEPYKRGRWTCVDVMEREVEERGLRRVIDSMRHAHSLESLETVGLGGAEGAVGGARLKSLSVQADHMVHSQGTTHLLTQCRTDSAHNGQPSPTHDTQPIRSPITPRMRNIPAPLRLDMDAAGKLRTTRSQPTSPGSRPGRDSPFYPALTPIQTPSALALAQSMFGMSQAFEFVGDDGGTNSSMIAIDNKIEQAMDLVKSHLMLAVREEVEVLREQIKELSERNAQLERENYILRALRDRD; this is encoded by the exons ATGAGTGGCGGAAAGAAACGGAGCGGTTTTCAAATCACCAGCGTCACGTCGGACTACAATCAGGGTTCTGGAGAACACCATCCACCAGAGCTGCTCAGCCCTGGAACTCAAAGAGCCACGCCCCCTTCCGCCAGAAACCCCGCCCATGGGAGGAGCCCCAGAAGCCAGACTGCATCGCCCACTCAAATCTTATCCAATGGGCTGTCTCTGCGCCATAACCCCGCCCTCCAGATGCAGCAGAGCTCCAGTCAGCCGACTACGCCCGTCACGGCTAGGAAGCACAGTTTGTTAGACGGGGCGTCACGTTTCCGCGTCGTGCGTTTGGATCAAGGACCGGGCGAGCCGTATAAACGCGGCCGCTGGACATGTGTGGATGTGATGGAGAGGGAAGTTGAGGAGCGTGGGCTCCGCCGTGTGATTGACAGCATGAGACACGCCCACTCGCTGGAGTCCTTAGAGACAGTCGGGCTGGGCGGAGCTGAAGGAGCAGTGGGCGGAGCCAGACTCAAATCATTGAGCGTGCAGGCAGATCACATGGTACACTCGCAGGGCACCACCCACCTGCTGACCCAATGCCGGACAGACTCCGCCCACAACGGCCAGCCCTCTCCCACACACGACACACAGCCAATCAGGTCGCCGATCACGCCGCGGATGCGCAACATACCCGCCCCACTGCGCCTCGACATGGATGCTGCCGGCAAG CTGCGGACCACACGCTCACAGCCGACGTCGCCCGGATCTCGCCCGGGTCGAGACAGTCCCTTCTATCCAGCGCTGACACCCATCCAGACGCCCTCCGCTCTCGCGCTGGCGCAGTCCATGTTCGGCATGAGCCAAGCCTTTGAGTTTGTGGGAGACGACGG CGGAACTAACAGCAGCATGATTGCCATCGACAACAAGATCGAGCAAGCCATG GACCTGGTGAAGTCTCACCTGATGCTGGCGGTGCGAGAGGAGGTGGAGGTGCTCAGAGAACAGATCAAAGAGCTGTCGGAGAGAAACGCTCAGCTGGAGAGAGAAAACTACATCCTGCGAGCGCTCCGGGACAGAGACTGA